From the genome of Pseudomonas sp. gcc21, one region includes:
- a CDS encoding NahK/ErcS family hybrid sensor histidine kinase/response regulator: protein MMLTGGLVATIFILYIVLLFAIAFWGDRKPGEFNPRLRMWVFGLSLAVWCTSWTFFGAVGMAAGQLWAFLPIYLGPVLLFLFGWRIYARMIAISKQENITSIADFIASRYGKSQGLAVMVTLLCLVSVLPYIALQLKGIVLGYTLLSAPSPADGLVEGEGGVAEDTALAVTLVLALFAILFGTRSLDVTEHHRGMMLAIAFESLVKLLAFLAVGAFVTFGLFNGFGDLFERAATTPELEEYWQRETLHTSILFQTFIAILAFVCLPRQFQVAVVENIQPGDLRLARWVFPAYLILAALFVIPIALAGQITLGPNVSPDSYVISIPLTEGRPVLAMLAFLGGASAATGMVVVAAIALSTMVSNDVVMPLLLRNRHRSAQSYEEFRGSLLNVRRTSILVILLLAYVVYRLIGSAGSLANIGQIAFAAIAQLAPAMFGALFWKQANRTGVFVGLTIGISLWLYLLIVPAIGGGLGLNLGGWPLLAQLHGDSFGLPIDNITLGSLIALACNFAAFVVVSQASRTRVLEHWQASRFVSEDGQMWANGPSRSLLRVTVNDLLELASRFVGEERAYSSFERFAAAQDTALVSTVAADSSWITHTERLLAGVLGASSARVVVKAAIEGRDMQFDDVVRIVDEATEVLQFNRGLLQGAIENITQGISVVDKELRLVAWNRRYLEMFEYPEGLIVIGRPIADLILCNAKRGLCGPGDPQSHVDKRINWMRRGTAHRSERLFPSGRVIEIIGNPMPGGGFVMSFTDITAFKKAEQGLKEANESLEQRVAERTRELSELNEALIQAKAQTERTSQSKGRFLTAVSHDLMQPMNAARLFSASLAHQPNLPAEAQELVRHLDTSLRSAEDLISDLLDMSRLEAGRINPEWSDFPLSELFDTLRIEFGALAAEQGVDLRVRASRLPVRSDPRLLRRILQNFLTNAFRYAGNSRVLLGVRRVGERVRIEVWDQGPGIPRDKLEIIFEEFQRLDSHRNQAEKGLGLGLAITDGLCRVLGHQLAVRSWPGRGSVFSVTLPIARSSGQGKQTNQTQAAPAVSGAQVLCIDNELNILTGMRSLLGRWQCNVAIARNRNEVSSILAEGFRPQLVLVDFHLDEGDTGLEVMRWLREQLGADLPGVVISADGRNELVTRIRQADLDFLPKPVKPAAMRALISRYVTLQ, encoded by the coding sequence ATGATGCTCACCGGCGGGCTGGTCGCCACGATTTTCATCCTCTATATCGTCCTGCTGTTCGCGATAGCGTTCTGGGGTGACCGAAAGCCGGGCGAGTTCAACCCGCGTCTGCGTATGTGGGTGTTCGGGCTGTCGCTGGCGGTCTGGTGTACGAGCTGGACGTTCTTCGGTGCGGTCGGCATGGCCGCCGGGCAGCTCTGGGCGTTTCTGCCAATCTATCTCGGGCCGGTGCTGCTGTTCCTGTTTGGCTGGCGTATCTACGCTCGCATGATTGCGATCAGCAAGCAGGAGAATATTACCTCCATCGCCGACTTCATCGCCTCGCGCTACGGTAAATCCCAGGGGCTGGCGGTGATGGTTACGCTGCTGTGTCTGGTCAGCGTTTTGCCGTATATCGCGCTGCAATTGAAGGGCATCGTGCTCGGCTACACCCTCCTGAGCGCACCGTCCCCGGCGGACGGGCTGGTTGAAGGCGAGGGCGGCGTGGCTGAAGATACGGCGCTGGCGGTGACCCTGGTGCTGGCGCTGTTTGCCATCCTGTTCGGCACGCGCAGCCTGGACGTGACCGAGCACCACCGCGGCATGATGCTGGCGATTGCCTTCGAGTCGCTGGTCAAGTTGCTGGCATTTCTCGCAGTGGGCGCTTTTGTCACCTTCGGTCTGTTCAACGGCTTCGGGGATCTGTTCGAGCGCGCTGCGACCACCCCAGAGCTTGAGGAATACTGGCAACGCGAAACGCTGCATACCAGCATCCTGTTCCAGACCTTTATCGCAATACTTGCGTTTGTCTGCCTGCCGCGACAGTTCCAGGTCGCCGTCGTGGAGAATATTCAGCCGGGAGACTTGCGTCTGGCGCGCTGGGTCTTTCCCGCCTATCTGATTCTGGCAGCGTTGTTCGTTATACCCATCGCCCTCGCCGGGCAGATAACCCTCGGTCCGAACGTCTCTCCCGATTCGTATGTGATCAGTATTCCCTTGACCGAAGGCCGCCCGGTGCTGGCAATGCTGGCCTTTCTTGGCGGTGCTTCCGCCGCGACCGGCATGGTCGTGGTGGCGGCCATTGCGTTGAGCACTATGGTATCCAATGACGTAGTAATGCCCTTGCTGCTGCGCAACCGGCATCGCTCCGCACAGTCCTATGAAGAGTTTCGCGGATCGCTGCTCAACGTGCGGCGCACCAGTATTCTGGTGATCCTTCTGCTGGCGTACGTCGTGTATCGGCTGATCGGTTCGGCAGGCAGCCTGGCCAATATCGGTCAGATTGCCTTCGCTGCAATCGCCCAGCTTGCCCCGGCCATGTTCGGCGCGCTGTTCTGGAAGCAGGCAAACCGCACCGGTGTATTCGTCGGGCTTACCATCGGTATCAGCCTGTGGCTGTATCTGCTGATTGTTCCGGCAATTGGTGGTGGCCTGGGGCTGAATCTGGGCGGCTGGCCCTTGCTGGCGCAGCTGCATGGCGACTCGTTTGGACTGCCCATCGACAACATCACCTTGGGCAGCCTGATTGCGCTGGCCTGCAATTTCGCTGCCTTTGTAGTTGTCTCCCAGGCGAGCCGCACCCGTGTCCTGGAACACTGGCAAGCCAGTCGCTTCGTCAGCGAAGACGGCCAGATGTGGGCCAATGGTCCGAGCCGCTCATTGTTGCGCGTAACGGTGAATGACTTGCTTGAGCTGGCTTCGCGGTTCGTTGGCGAAGAGCGTGCCTACTCCAGTTTCGAGCGCTTCGCCGCGGCGCAAGATACGGCTCTGGTCTCCACCGTCGCGGCCGACAGCAGCTGGATTACCCATACCGAACGCTTGCTGGCCGGCGTACTCGGTGCGTCATCGGCGCGGGTCGTGGTGAAAGCTGCAATCGAGGGCCGCGACATGCAATTTGACGATGTGGTGCGCATCGTCGACGAAGCGACCGAGGTGCTGCAGTTCAACCGGGGACTGCTGCAGGGCGCGATCGAGAATATTACCCAGGGCATCAGCGTGGTGGACAAGGAGCTGCGGCTGGTGGCGTGGAACCGGCGTTACCTGGAAATGTTCGAGTACCCGGAAGGGCTGATCGTGATTGGCCGGCCGATTGCGGATCTCATTCTGTGCAACGCCAAGCGCGGGCTCTGTGGCCCGGGTGACCCGCAGTCCCACGTCGACAAGCGCATCAACTGGATGCGCCGCGGCACCGCGCACCGTTCAGAGCGCCTGTTTCCCAGCGGCCGGGTTATCGAAATCATCGGCAACCCGATGCCTGGCGGCGGGTTCGTCATGAGTTTCACCGACATCACAGCGTTCAAGAAAGCCGAGCAGGGACTCAAGGAAGCCAACGAAAGCCTGGAACAACGTGTGGCCGAGCGTACCCGGGAACTGTCTGAACTGAACGAGGCGCTGATTCAGGCCAAGGCACAAACCGAGCGTACCAGCCAATCCAAAGGGCGCTTCCTGACGGCGGTCAGCCACGACCTGATGCAGCCGATGAACGCCGCCAGACTGTTTTCTGCCTCACTGGCCCATCAGCCGAATCTGCCAGCCGAAGCGCAGGAGCTGGTGCGGCATCTGGATACATCGCTACGCTCGGCTGAGGATCTGATTTCCGACCTGCTGGATATGTCGCGCCTGGAGGCCGGCCGAATCAACCCCGAGTGGAGCGATTTCCCGCTCAGTGAGCTATTCGACACCCTGCGCATCGAGTTCGGCGCACTGGCGGCGGAGCAGGGCGTGGATCTGCGTGTACGTGCGAGTCGATTGCCTGTGCGCAGTGATCCGCGGTTGCTGCGCCGAATCCTGCAGAACTTCCTGACCAACGCGTTTCGCTATGCGGGTAACTCGCGGGTACTGCTCGGTGTGCGGCGGGTCGGTGAACGCGTTCGGATCGAAGTCTGGGATCAGGGACCGGGGATTCCACGCGACAAACTGGAGATCATCTTCGAGGAATTCCAGCGTCTGGACAGTCATCGCAACCAGGCCGAGAAGGGCCTCGGCCTGGGGTTGGCGATAACGGATGGTCTTTGCCGGGTGCTCGGGCATCAACTGGCGGTGCGTTCCTGGCCGGGGCGCGGCAGCGTGTTCAGCGTCACTCTGCCGATCGCTCGTTCAAGCGGGCAGGGCAAACAGACCAATCAGACCCAGGCAGCGCCTGCGGTGAGTGGTGCACAGGTGCTGTGTATCGATAATGAACTGAATATTCTGACCGGTATGCGCAGTCTCCTTGGCCGCTGGCAGTGCAATGTAGCCATTGCCCGCAATCGCAACGAGGTAAGCAGCATTCTCGCAGAGGGCTTCAGGCCGCAGCTGGTGCTGGTTGATTTTCATCTCGATGAGGGCGACACCGGACTGGAGGTGATGCGCTGGCTGCGTGAGCAGTTGGGCGCCGATCTGCCGGGCGTGGTGATCAGCGCAGACGGCCGCAATGAACTGGTCACGCGGATACGTCAGGCAGACCTGGATTTTCTGCCCAAGCCGGTCAAACCCGCAGCGATGCGTGCGCTGATCAGCCGTTACGTGACCTTGCAGTAG
- a CDS encoding AzlC family ABC transporter permease, translating to MSSRFKQALLGARDTIPMLVGAAPFGIIYGTLAVSSGLSVAATLAMSVFVFAGSAQFIAASLIASGTGLAVILITTFIVNLRHMLYSASLLPYVKHLPQRWRIPLAFWLTDETYAIVQNHYLRSQGPLEHQHWYFLGSCLAMYSNWVACTLVGVLLGSSLPGMAGWGLDFAMVATFIGIVVPSLRSRPMIVSALVAAAVALVAHTLPYKLGLILAALAGVVAGLVAEQLNRADRTGEAADEPR from the coding sequence ATGTCGTCGCGTTTCAAACAGGCGCTGCTGGGTGCGCGGGACACCATCCCCATGCTCGTCGGCGCTGCACCCTTCGGAATCATATACGGAACCCTGGCGGTGTCGTCCGGATTGTCGGTGGCCGCCACCCTGGCGATGTCCGTCTTCGTGTTCGCAGGTTCCGCTCAATTCATTGCTGCAAGTTTGATTGCATCCGGCACCGGGCTGGCGGTGATCCTGATCACCACCTTCATCGTCAATCTGCGGCACATGCTGTATAGCGCCAGCCTGCTGCCCTACGTCAAACACCTGCCGCAGCGCTGGCGCATTCCGCTGGCCTTCTGGCTGACCGACGAAACCTACGCCATTGTGCAAAACCATTACCTGCGCTCGCAGGGGCCGCTGGAACACCAGCACTGGTATTTTCTCGGCTCCTGCCTGGCGATGTACAGCAATTGGGTAGCCTGCACTCTGGTGGGCGTGCTGCTGGGCAGCTCGTTACCGGGTATGGCGGGTTGGGGGCTGGATTTTGCGATGGTCGCGACCTTCATCGGGATCGTGGTGCCCTCGCTGCGCAGCCGCCCCATGATTGTCTCAGCGCTGGTGGCGGCTGCGGTGGCGCTGGTTGCGCATACGCTGCCCTACAAGCTGGGGCTGATCCTGGCTGCGCTGGCCGGCGTGGTGGCGGGGCTGGTCGCAGAGCAGCTCAACCGCGCGGACCGAACCGGGGAGGCCGCTGATGAGCCACGCTGA
- a CDS encoding AzlD domain-containing protein, whose amino-acid sequence MSHAEILLIAGMTAITFAIRYTLFAVGHRVRFSPLLSRALSYVPVAVLTAIVAPAMLMPDGEHWQLSLDNAYLFGGLAAIGIAAKWRNLLATIAGGMAAFMLWRWLFS is encoded by the coding sequence ATGAGCCACGCTGAGATCCTTCTCATCGCCGGTATGACGGCGATCACCTTTGCCATTCGCTATACGCTGTTTGCCGTAGGCCATCGGGTGCGTTTCAGCCCTCTGCTGAGCAGGGCGCTGAGTTACGTTCCGGTGGCGGTGCTGACCGCCATTGTCGCGCCGGCGATGCTCATGCCGGATGGCGAGCATTGGCAGCTTTCGTTGGATAACGCCTATCTGTTCGGCGGCCTGGCGGCGATCGGGATTGCCGCCAAATGGCGCAACCTGTTAGCGACCATTGCCGGCGGCATGGCGGCCTTCATGCTGTGGCGCTGGTTGTTCAGCTGA
- a CDS encoding MFS transporter yields the protein MTAALMAIFTTIFASNLPTPLYAVWQVQWGFSSMALTAIFSVYVFGVASTLITLGSLSDKLGRRQVLVPGLLLTIISSVMFMFADDIVDLGLARVLTGIGTGIITGAASAAVVEMEPDGNWARGATLSALFFTLGAFAGPTVSSLALRWDIDAGFWPFALIVVLCVTTIALLITAPWPAHLGQRRADFSWRTWRPTTIRLPREMLGVFAFAGAAISLAWSTGSLYGSLGPSLATNLVGIGDRSTAGLFAAAWQLLAGMSQFACQRQPVSRMLLLGPSTLMIGLLAMAAAVLFSSPWIFAFATIATAFGAGATGVVAIASVSEVAPPAERGGITSAFYLLAYLTMATVVLSLGFVSDLVGLGNSILGFTAVVSVAAVGLIIVAVRSGRVTLFS from the coding sequence ATGACGGCGGCGCTGATGGCGATCTTCACCACCATCTTCGCCAGCAATCTGCCTACGCCGCTGTATGCCGTGTGGCAGGTGCAATGGGGCTTTTCCTCGATGGCGCTGACGGCGATCTTCTCGGTCTACGTATTTGGCGTCGCCAGCACCCTGATCACGCTCGGCTCCCTGTCGGACAAGCTCGGGCGCCGCCAGGTGCTGGTACCGGGGTTACTGCTGACGATCATCAGCTCGGTCATGTTCATGTTTGCCGATGACATTGTGGATCTCGGTCTGGCCCGGGTGCTCACTGGCATCGGCACAGGCATCATCACCGGCGCAGCCTCCGCCGCCGTGGTGGAGATGGAACCTGATGGCAACTGGGCGCGCGGCGCGACGCTTTCTGCCCTGTTTTTCACGCTGGGCGCGTTCGCCGGGCCAACGGTCAGTTCTCTGGCGTTGCGCTGGGATATCGATGCCGGATTCTGGCCCTTCGCGCTTATCGTTGTGCTCTGCGTGACAACCATCGCTCTGCTGATCACAGCGCCCTGGCCGGCCCATCTTGGTCAGCGACGCGCGGATTTCAGCTGGCGTACCTGGCGCCCGACTACCATCAGATTACCGCGCGAAATGCTCGGTGTATTTGCCTTTGCCGGGGCGGCGATCAGCCTGGCGTGGTCAACCGGCAGCCTGTACGGTTCCCTCGGGCCATCGTTGGCAACCAATCTGGTGGGAATTGGTGACCGCTCTACAGCGGGATTGTTCGCTGCGGCCTGGCAGTTGCTGGCGGGTATGAGCCAGTTCGCCTGCCAGCGCCAGCCGGTCAGCCGCATGTTGTTGCTGGGCCCGTCCACGCTGATGATCGGATTGCTGGCGATGGCGGCGGCGGTCCTGTTCAGCTCGCCCTGGATCTTCGCCTTCGCCACCATCGCTACCGCCTTTGGCGCAGGGGCAACCGGCGTGGTGGCGATTGCTTCGGTAAGTGAAGTCGCACCGCCGGCTGAGCGCGGCGGCATCACGTCCGCGTTCTATCTGCTGGCCTATCTGACCATGGCTACCGTGGTGCTTTCGCTGGGCTTCGTCAGCGACCTGGTTGGGTTGGGCAATTCGATACTCGGCTTCACGGCCGTAGTGTCTGTCGCTGCGGTGGGGTTGATTATCGTTGCGGTACGCAGCGGCCGGGTAACACTGTTCAGCTGA
- a CDS encoding metal-dependent hydrolase produces the protein MDSITQAMLGASIQGAVLGRWQGRKALVFGAMLGTLPDMDVVIDFGDAVADVTYHRGFSHSLFVIGLVAVLLTWLVRKVWPNAEYSTRRLFACIALVLFTHVLLDAFTTYGTQLFWPLPTPPVAISSIFIIDPLYTVPLLVAVLGCLLFGLRRSGIRLQYFVLGLSTLYLASTLAGKQMAEHNLNQALQRDSIVPQHTFIAPAPFNTLLWRVVAVDGDDYYEGLVSWLDSRPPTLERLSRNASAAMPALDNSPQHARLRWFTLDLLRYDLIENEWVATDLRLGMPGYHPFRFALARRSPETGAFEPIQHVEYWPESDADWSRLEDLKRRAFDQDYPLSMAALAANMTDAPSANDPSAADD, from the coding sequence ATGGATTCGATAACGCAGGCGATGTTGGGCGCCTCTATCCAGGGGGCGGTGTTGGGCCGCTGGCAAGGTCGTAAGGCGCTGGTATTCGGCGCGATGCTCGGCACTTTGCCTGATATGGATGTAGTCATTGATTTCGGCGACGCGGTGGCCGATGTGACCTATCACCGCGGCTTCAGCCATTCGCTGTTTGTCATTGGTCTGGTCGCCGTTCTGCTCACCTGGCTGGTACGCAAGGTCTGGCCAAACGCCGAGTACTCAACCCGCCGACTCTTCGCCTGTATTGCTCTGGTGTTGTTTACCCACGTTCTGCTGGACGCGTTCACCACCTACGGTACGCAACTGTTCTGGCCGTTGCCGACGCCGCCGGTGGCGATTTCCAGCATCTTTATTATCGACCCTCTATATACCGTGCCGCTGCTTGTTGCAGTGCTCGGCTGCCTGCTGTTCGGACTAAGGCGCAGCGGGATTCGCCTGCAGTATTTCGTACTTGGGCTAAGCACGCTCTATCTGGCCAGCACCCTGGCTGGCAAGCAGATGGCCGAACACAATCTGAACCAGGCGCTGCAGCGCGACTCAATCGTGCCGCAGCACACCTTCATCGCACCCGCGCCCTTCAATACGCTGCTTTGGCGCGTGGTGGCAGTCGATGGAGATGATTATTACGAAGGCCTGGTCAGTTGGCTGGATAGCCGTCCGCCCACACTTGAGCGGCTTTCGCGCAATGCCAGTGCCGCCATGCCCGCGTTGGATAACTCACCGCAACACGCACGGCTGCGCTGGTTTACCCTGGACCTGCTGCGCTATGACCTGATCGAGAATGAGTGGGTGGCCACTGACCTGCGCCTGGGCATGCCCGGCTACCACCCGTTCCGTTTTGCGCTGGCCAGACGCAGCCCTGAAACCGGTGCATTCGAGCCGATTCAGCATGTGGAGTACTGGCCGGAATCCGATGCGGACTGGTCACGCCTGGAAGACCTCAAGCGCCGGGCCTTCGATCAGGATTACCCGCTATCCATGGCGGCGCTGGCTGCGAATATGACTGACGCGCCGTCTGCCAACGACCCGAGCGCCGCCGATGACTGA
- a CDS encoding crotonase/enoyl-CoA hydratase family protein: protein MSALVSYEFAEGIARLNLDNGKANALSPEVFAAFNAALDQAEADRAVVVISGKPGIFSGGYDLKVMTSGPDQAKALVELGSTLSRRLLSHPFPVVAVCTGHAIAKGAFLLLSADYRLGVEGPFKIGLNEVAIGMSMHNVGTELARGRLTPAAFNRSVINAEMFEPNAAMNAGFLDDVVSADSLEERALEVARQLGSLNMTAHRNTKLKARRDLLELLDRCIELDRQHAL from the coding sequence ATGAGCGCGCTGGTTAGCTACGAATTTGCTGAGGGTATTGCCCGACTGAATCTGGACAACGGCAAGGCCAACGCCCTATCGCCGGAGGTGTTTGCGGCGTTCAATGCGGCGCTGGACCAGGCCGAAGCTGACCGGGCGGTGGTGGTGATCAGCGGCAAGCCGGGGATTTTCTCCGGTGGCTACGATTTGAAAGTCATGACGTCCGGGCCGGACCAGGCGAAGGCGCTGGTTGAATTGGGTTCGACATTGTCACGCCGCTTGCTGTCCCACCCCTTCCCTGTCGTTGCGGTCTGTACTGGCCATGCGATCGCCAAGGGTGCGTTCCTGCTGCTGTCGGCTGACTACCGCCTCGGCGTCGAAGGGCCGTTCAAGATTGGCCTGAATGAAGTCGCCATCGGTATGTCCATGCACAACGTCGGCACCGAGCTAGCCCGCGGTCGACTGACGCCCGCAGCCTTCAATCGTTCGGTTATCAATGCCGAGATGTTCGAGCCGAACGCTGCAATGAACGCAGGTTTCCTGGATGACGTGGTTTCCGCCGACAGCCTGGAGGAACGTGCCCTCGAAGTCGCCCGCCAGCTCGGCTCGCTGAACATGACTGCGCATCGCAACACCAAATTGAAGGCGCGCCGGGATTTGCTTGAGTTGCTTGACCGCTGCATTGAACTGGATCGTCAACACGCGCTGTAA
- a CDS encoding ribonucleotide-diphosphate reductase subunit beta has protein sequence MLNWDDEPNTRSTTTRTEGPAPVNADDKRVINGETDINQLAPFKYPWAWEYLMNANKNHWTPLDVNMAQDVHDYHHRLNPAEKHVYENVLAYLTTSDILAMRNIGLAVMEKMSAPELQIYQARQVYEEAMHTWAYQHCIETLNLDQSEIYNRYRVVPEIYGKIQMANRRLDAAMRSDLNLRNREDLHEFIMSYLFFAAVFEGTWFYNGFSPIFALQRRGLMRGTGEQLQYILRDEAMHFSFGLKVVNQIIEEENITLDLRAVQEMWEESDAAETAYANYILRDPILGYSAEYHREQFRFVANRRARTLGLKEPFPGAKNVSPWLDEQATLRKEKNFFETRVIEYQTSAQLDW, from the coding sequence ATGCTCAATTGGGACGACGAACCAAACACTCGATCAACCACCACCCGGACTGAAGGCCCAGCCCCGGTCAACGCTGATGACAAACGCGTCATCAATGGCGAGACTGACATCAACCAGCTGGCGCCATTCAAATACCCCTGGGCCTGGGAATATCTCATGAACGCCAACAAGAATCACTGGACACCCCTGGATGTGAACATGGCCCAGGATGTTCACGACTACCACCACCGCCTCAACCCCGCGGAAAAGCACGTCTACGAGAATGTCCTGGCCTATCTCACCACCTCCGACATCCTGGCCATGCGCAACATCGGCCTGGCCGTGATGGAAAAGATGAGCGCTCCGGAATTACAGATTTACCAGGCAAGACAGGTGTATGAGGAAGCGATGCACACCTGGGCTTATCAGCACTGCATCGAAACTCTCAACCTGGACCAGAGTGAAATCTACAACCGCTACCGCGTGGTGCCCGAAATCTACGGCAAAATCCAGATGGCCAACCGTCGATTGGACGCCGCTATGCGCAGTGACCTTAATCTGCGCAACCGGGAGGACTTGCATGAATTCATCATGTCCTATCTTTTCTTCGCCGCCGTATTTGAGGGGACCTGGTTCTACAACGGCTTCAGTCCCATCTTCGCGCTCCAACGGCGGGGCCTGATGCGAGGGACCGGCGAACAGCTGCAGTACATTCTGCGGGACGAGGCCATGCACTTCTCTTTCGGCCTGAAGGTGGTCAATCAGATCATTGAGGAAGAGAACATCACCCTGGATCTCAGGGCTGTACAGGAGATGTGGGAAGAATCAGATGCAGCCGAAACCGCCTATGCCAACTACATCCTGCGCGACCCCATCCTGGGTTACTCTGCCGAGTATCACCGCGAACAGTTCCGCTTTGTGGCCAACCGCCGCGCAAGGACCCTGGGCCTGAAAGAACCTTTCCCAGGTGCGAAGAACGTATCACCCTGGCTTGATGAACAGGCCACTCTGCGTAAGGAAAAGAATTTCTTCGAAACACGGGTGATCGAATATCAGACGAGCGCGCAGCTAGACTGGTGA